The genomic window TATTTTTTGCTATCTAACGACCGAGATGCATAGGCATGTTGGATACATTTTCATGCCCGCCAGGGTTTGCCTCATGCAAGTGGAGGCACCATAGCCCTCGCCCGTTGTGTGAGGAGACACCGTGTGATCGATGGTGGTAGGGGGTAATGGCAGGAGGAGAACACACGGGAGTATTTGGAGCAGAGTGAAAACATAGGCAAATTTTGGAGTAGGGTGCTGACATGGCAGAACGGTGACACAATGACAAAAGAGAAGCAGGAGGGCTCGTGGAATACGAAATGGATATCCAACATTGTTGTATGTATATTTGAGTTACATAAAAAGTCTTGGGGAGGTGAAGTGATGGAGACACATCTTTGATGGAGATGGAAGAAGAGCCCGTGTGGAGGCTGGAAGCAAACACAACATTATTCATAATCAACTTCTGAATGAACATATGGTGGAAATAATGTTTCCATGTCCATATATGGCACCTTATTTAATCTCTCACCATTGGGGTGTTCCATGTTGCACGACGTACATAGTAAAGTGAGACAATAAAATAACGGCATGAAAGCTAAATGCATATTAAAGGGGCAATAGATTAAGATGATGAATGATGTATGGACACATAAGGTGATGGACAAAAAGTTGGATGGAAAAGAGCGGCTAAAAGGGTGTGTGGTGTTTGTCGGAATAGAGAGAAGAACATACTTGTGTAGTTGTGTTGATGGGGTGGTTGGACATCGTGTGCAATGTGCTTGTTCGTAGGAAGAAAAATGAGCATTGTTTACATATTTATTtttggcccgtggcaacgcacgggcagtctactagtCCACCATAGAATAGAAGCTGCAATGGCCTCCTCCTTCAATGGCAGCAGTGTCCTATTCGTGATCTCTGCCCTCCTCCTCTTTGGCGCCACTCAGGTCACCCCCATGGACTATCTGCTCCCCATATGCAAGACCGTCGGCGGCGGCAGCACCTTCGTCGGCATCCAGTTCTGCATGGACACCTTCCACTCTGATTCCCGGACCGCACACGGTGCGACGTACCAAGAGCTCGCCGCCATCGCAGTCGACCTCCTGACGGCCAACGCCACCAGCACCAAAGCCGAGATCGGCGGCCTTCTTGGCGGCAAGACGGCGGACGCCGCCACCGTGCAGTGCCTCAGATCCTGCCAAACCCTTTA from Triticum aestivum cultivar Chinese Spring chromosome 3B, IWGSC CS RefSeq v2.1, whole genome shotgun sequence includes these protein-coding regions:
- the LOC123068066 gene encoding uncharacterized protein — translated: MASSFNGSSVLFVISALLLFGATQVTPMDYLLPICKTVGGGSTFVGIQFCMDTFHSDSRTAHGATYQELAAIAVDLLTANATSTKAEIGGLLGGKTADAATVQCLRSCQTLYGGILQRQPGSAAAVKDGKFSEAISSLEKSAATAKECEDGFSKSHVPSPVMVENSNAFQLAKLAVALLRY